One Prosthecobacter dejongeii DNA window includes the following coding sequences:
- a CDS encoding phosphatase PAP2 family protein, which produces MIARSWELFQNQVRQWRKEPLIPAALLIIACGLLGFIEIAEEVQQKESHSYDEKILLAMREAGNPADPLGPPWMEEMGRDLTALGGFTILTGLTVVSMGLMLLYGRVRLSLLTLVAITGGMQASAWLKSLFGRPRPDLVPHGVLVTSASFPSGHAMMAAVVYLTLGVMLARTQPSRKVRLYIVSLSVIIALLVGCSRVYLGVHWPTDVLAGWTLGGAWAVTFGLIALKVDPRRPGDEGRGDEEAKTLEESE; this is translated from the coding sequence ATGATTGCGCGTTCGTGGGAGCTTTTTCAAAATCAGGTGCGCCAGTGGCGCAAGGAGCCACTGATCCCGGCGGCGTTGCTGATCATTGCCTGCGGGCTGCTGGGCTTTATCGAGATCGCGGAGGAGGTGCAGCAAAAGGAATCGCACAGCTATGATGAGAAGATCCTGCTGGCGATGCGGGAGGCGGGGAATCCGGCGGATCCACTGGGCCCGCCGTGGATGGAGGAGATGGGGCGGGACCTGACGGCGCTGGGGGGATTCACGATCCTGACCGGGCTGACGGTGGTCTCCATGGGGCTGATGCTGCTGTATGGCCGGGTGCGGCTGTCGCTGCTGACGCTGGTGGCCATCACGGGTGGGATGCAGGCCTCGGCGTGGTTGAAAAGTTTGTTTGGCCGTCCGCGCCCGGACCTGGTGCCGCATGGGGTGCTGGTGACGAGCGCCAGCTTTCCCAGCGGCCATGCGATGATGGCGGCGGTGGTCTATCTGACGCTGGGCGTGATGCTGGCGCGCACGCAGCCCAGCCGGAAGGTGCGGCTGTACATTGTGTCGCTATCGGTGATCATTGCGCTGCTGGTGGGTTGCAGTCGGGTGTATCTGGGCGTGCACTGGCCCACGGATGTGCTGGCGGGCTGGACGCTGGGCGGGGCCTGGGCGGTGACGTTTGGCCTCATCGCGCTGAAGGTGGACCCTCGCCGTCCTGGCGATGAGGGCCGTGGTGATGAGGAGGCGAAGACGCTGGAAGAGAGTGAGTGA
- a CDS encoding AraC family transcriptional regulator codes for MPASPPALIETTRDGPKTARWVLEAADCRALATHRIARLGMDEAVPPYERVRLSPSGSFLMVCLSGSGRVLLDGRWHRVSPGTACMAPPRVPNAFHALPGEPWHFLWVRYDEPPFVTPLVSAASPVKVKVDAAQLHRIWAGLRGEWESTRDVKALHHWTELLQHHTRRLAEPWRRDERLRRLWQEVETRLAEDWTLASLAHAAHVSEEHFRRLCWKELGRSPMAHLTSLRIQAAQEMLSNTEDKQEVIAQQIGYRSPIAFSRAFRRWAGCLPSDYRARA; via the coding sequence GTGCCAGCCTCGCCCCCAGCTCTCATCGAAACCACTCGCGACGGCCCCAAGACCGCCCGCTGGGTACTGGAGGCCGCCGATTGCCGCGCCCTCGCCACCCACCGCATCGCCCGGCTGGGCATGGATGAAGCCGTGCCGCCCTATGAGCGCGTACGTCTTTCCCCCAGCGGCAGCTTCCTCATGGTCTGCCTCAGCGGCAGCGGTCGTGTCCTCCTGGATGGCCGCTGGCACCGTGTCAGCCCCGGCACCGCCTGCATGGCCCCGCCGCGCGTGCCCAATGCCTTTCACGCCCTCCCGGGCGAGCCCTGGCACTTCCTCTGGGTGCGTTATGACGAGCCCCCCTTTGTCACACCTCTGGTTAGCGCCGCCTCCCCTGTAAAGGTCAAGGTGGATGCCGCCCAGCTCCACCGCATCTGGGCCGGCCTGCGTGGCGAGTGGGAAAGCACCCGCGATGTGAAGGCCCTGCATCACTGGACCGAACTCCTCCAGCACCACACCCGCCGCCTCGCCGAACCCTGGCGTCGCGATGAACGCCTGCGCCGCCTCTGGCAGGAGGTGGAAACCCGCCTGGCCGAGGATTGGACGCTCGCCTCCCTGGCCCACGCCGCCCACGTCAGCGAGGAGCACTTCCGCCGCCTTTGCTGGAAAGAACTGGGCCGCAGCCCCATGGCCCACCTCACCTCGCTGCGCATCCAGGCCGCCCAAGAGATGCTCAGCAACACCGAGGATAAGCAAGAGGTCATCGCCCAGCAGATCGGCTACCGCAGCCCCATCGCCTTCTCCCGCGCCTTCCGTCGCTGGGCCGGCTGCCTCCCCTCCGACTACCGCGCCCGGGCTTGA
- a CDS encoding LutC/YkgG family protein, producing the protein MSRATILAAVRQAQGSPTPLPEAPVDALRALPNEASLPDFIATLDLIGARVIRGRSFTEAATWLRENVPATAALASHVPQLPGTVDLTTVTDPHALDGIHTAILHARFGVCENGAVWLDETELGPHRVLPFIAEHLFIILRAADLVPTLHHAYERIDTIGSGFGLFLAGPSKTADIEQCLVIGAHGARGATIFILD; encoded by the coding sequence ATGAGCCGCGCCACCATCCTCGCCGCCGTCCGTCAGGCCCAGGGCAGCCCCACGCCCCTGCCCGAGGCCCCCGTGGACGCCCTGCGTGCACTGCCCAATGAAGCCTCCCTGCCGGACTTCATCGCCACGCTGGACCTCATCGGCGCACGCGTCATCCGGGGCCGCAGCTTCACCGAGGCCGCCACTTGGCTGCGCGAAAACGTCCCCGCCACAGCCGCCCTCGCCTCCCACGTCCCGCAGCTCCCCGGCACTGTGGATCTCACCACCGTTACCGATCCCCACGCGCTCGATGGCATCCACACCGCCATCCTCCACGCTCGTTTCGGCGTCTGCGAAAACGGCGCCGTCTGGCTGGATGAAACCGAGCTCGGCCCCCACCGCGTCCTCCCCTTCATTGCCGAGCATCTCTTCATCATCCTCCGCGCCGCCGATCTCGTCCCCACCCTGCACCACGCCTACGAGCGCATCGACACCATCGGCAGCGGCTTCGGCCTCTTCCTCGCCGGTCCCTCCAAGACCGCCGACATCGAACAATGCCTCGTCATCGGTGCCCACGGCGCACGCGGTGCCACGATCTTCATCCTCGACTAA
- a CDS encoding lactate utilization protein B, whose amino-acid sequence MTHSAAAHEFQRDPARAAWHDQTLWMVRAKRDRMAARVPEWEQLREAASQIKEHTLSKLADYLEQFADTAAANGIHVHWAADGDEHNRTVHSILKKHGARKLVKSKSMLTEECHLNPHLEKHGIEVIDTDLGERIVQFQKMPPSHIVMPAIHLKRAEVGEVFHEHLGTPSGLDDPQQLTEAARQHLRSHFLTADAALTGVNFAVAETGGFVVCTNEGNADMGAHLAPVHIASMGIEKIIPRQAHLGVFLRLLARSATGQPSTVFSSHFLKPRPGQEMHIVIVDNGRSRQLARSDYRKSLACIRCAACFNTCPVYRRSGGYSYSYFISGPIGSILAPNVDKAAHASMPFASTLCGSCTAVCPVKIDIHTQLLKWRQDITAAGHAPWWKKAAMHTTAFVVRRPALFRLGGWFMRRTTPLLNLLRLDPWTQSRDLPPAPAQTFRQWHNQQSNKK is encoded by the coding sequence ATGACTCACTCCGCCGCCGCTCACGAGTTCCAGCGGGATCCCGCTCGCGCCGCTTGGCATGACCAAACGCTCTGGATGGTCCGTGCCAAACGCGACCGCATGGCCGCCCGCGTGCCCGAGTGGGAGCAACTCCGCGAGGCCGCCTCCCAGATCAAGGAGCATACCCTATCCAAACTGGCCGACTACTTGGAGCAGTTCGCCGACACCGCCGCAGCGAACGGCATCCACGTCCACTGGGCTGCCGATGGCGACGAGCACAACCGCACCGTCCACAGCATCCTGAAAAAGCACGGCGCGCGCAAGCTGGTGAAGAGTAAGTCCATGCTCACCGAGGAATGCCACCTCAATCCCCACCTGGAAAAGCATGGCATCGAAGTCATTGATACCGACCTCGGCGAGCGCATCGTCCAGTTCCAGAAGATGCCGCCCAGCCACATCGTCATGCCCGCCATCCACCTGAAGCGGGCCGAAGTGGGCGAGGTCTTTCACGAGCACCTCGGCACCCCCTCCGGGCTGGATGATCCGCAGCAGCTCACCGAGGCCGCACGCCAGCATCTGCGCAGTCATTTTCTCACCGCCGATGCCGCCCTCACCGGGGTGAATTTCGCCGTAGCCGAGACTGGCGGCTTCGTCGTCTGCACCAATGAGGGCAATGCCGACATGGGCGCCCACCTCGCCCCTGTCCACATCGCCAGCATGGGGATTGAAAAGATCATCCCCCGGCAGGCCCACCTCGGCGTCTTCCTGCGCCTGCTCGCCCGCAGCGCCACCGGCCAGCCCAGCACCGTCTTCAGCTCCCATTTTTTAAAGCCGCGCCCCGGCCAGGAGATGCACATCGTCATTGTGGACAATGGCCGCAGCCGCCAGCTCGCCCGCAGCGACTACCGCAAATCACTCGCCTGCATCCGCTGCGCCGCCTGTTTTAATACCTGCCCCGTTTACCGCCGCAGCGGCGGCTACAGCTACAGCTACTTCATCTCCGGCCCCATCGGCAGCATCCTCGCGCCGAATGTGGACAAAGCCGCCCACGCCAGCATGCCCTTCGCCTCCACCCTCTGCGGCTCCTGCACCGCCGTGTGCCCCGTGAAGATTGACATCCACACCCAGCTACTGAAATGGCGGCAGGACATCACCGCCGCAGGCCATGCCCCCTGGTGGAAAAAAGCCGCCATGCACACCACCGCCTTCGTCGTCCGCCGCCCTGCCCTCTTCCGCCTCGGCGGCTGGTTCATGCGCCGCACCACCCCGCTGCTGAATCTACTCCGCCTTGATCCCTGGACCCAATCCCGCGACCTCCCCCCCGCCCCCGCCCAGACCTTCCGCCAATGGCATAACCAACAGTCTAATAAAAAATAG